The following proteins are co-located in the Tiliqua scincoides isolate rTilSci1 chromosome 8, rTilSci1.hap2, whole genome shotgun sequence genome:
- the FSTL3 gene encoding follistatin-related protein 3 — MAWSNSSHPDNKISLLRILGLVTCHPCKESCEGVDCGPGKVCKMKYGRPHCTCAPDCSNLSRKLQVCGSDGVTYRDECELLTTKCRGHPDLEVMYQGRCKKSCSSVVCPGTHTCVVDQTGSAHCVMCRSAPCPDPTNLDHMICGNNNITYPSTCHLRRATCFLGRSIGVRHYGSCTALNKYPLDTDEAEENYV, encoded by the exons ATGGCCTGGTCCAATTCCTCACACCCAGACAACAAGATCAGCCTTCTCAGGATCCTGGGCCTGGTGACCTGCCACCCGTGCAAAG AATCTTGTGAAGGAGTGGACTGTGGCCCTGGCAAAGTCTGCAAGATGAAATATGGGCGCCCTCATTGCACCTGTGCCCCAGATTGCTCCAACCTCTCCAGGAAATTGCAAGTGTGTGGTTCAGATGGTGTCACCTACCGGGATGAATGTGAGCTGTTGACAACCAAGTGCCGAGGGCACCcagacctggaagtgatgtaccAAGGTCGATGCAAAA AATCGTGCTCCAGCGTTGTGTGCCCCGGCACCCATACATGTGTGGTGGACCAGACAGGAAGTGCCCACTGTGTGATGTGCAGATCTGCCCCTTGCCCTGACCCCACCAACCTAGACCACATGATCTGTGGCAACAACAACATTACCTACCCTTCCACCTGCCACCTACGGCGAGCCACCTGCTTCTTGGGACGATCCATTGGAGTACGGCATTATGGAAGCTGCACAG CTCTGAATAAGTACCCCCTGGACACAGATGAAGCTGAGGAAAACTACGTATGA